The sequence gctttcaCCCAGCAGCTACCTGGAGCCCCAGCACCGATCCCACCGCTGCCAACAACTCCCcatgggcagagcagggacGAGAGGTGCCCCCAGACCACCAGGAGGGAGGGTTTCTTCTCCACTTCCCTTAGGCTTTATGCACATTCCCAcacttatttcttttcccttctgcaaCGAAGCCAGAATGTGTATCCCAAAGCCCTTCCCCATCCTTTTTCTACCCTCTGCCCCCATCCAGCTGCTCTGAGGGAGCACCACATCTTTCAGAGAAAGCCTCGCCTCAAGGAACACCAACGCAGGACCTTCACATTGCCTTTCCTTGCTGCTGAGCCTCGcctctttcttactttttttttactttttttttttttttttccaccagctCTCTGCCCGAGAAACCTTGGCCAAAACGCGTTTTCCACATGTTCCCTATTAGTCATGCTCTCTGTCTTACAAATCTGTTACCAGCGCCGCTAGCTGATGCTATTAATTTACTTCCAGCCGGCTCCAGAGCTCGGCAGCAAAATTCCAGGCAGCGTTCCTAAAACCAGACCCGGCGGCTTGTTTGGATTTAAaacctccttcccctcccctccgggATACAACTTCCACCTTCTCGCAAGGCTTGGGGAGAACCCGGCGAGGTGTGGAAGCAGGAGGTCTGGgtgggagcggggctgccccAGAGGCGGGGTCTTCAGCGCCTTAAATTCGTCCCCGGAGCTCCGGTTTCCAGAGGCTGGGGCATGGCTTGACCACGGCGGTGGCAGCGGCAGGAGTTTATCTAGGGCAAGGCGCAGGAATGCTGATGGAGGAGGGCAAGCCGCCGCAAGAAGCACCATGTCTCCGTGAGTACGTTTCCCATTGTCTTCCCTGCAGTTTAAACAACTGGGTGGGAAGCGAGCGGAAAGGAAGGACGTCCAGCGAGCAcggaaaaagaagaaaattcttttttttcccttctattattcttgttttgttctgctatttttctttttttttttttttttttttttttttctccctgttctgcTTAGTTTAGCCTCGGCTTTTCAAGTTTCCCCAGTCGCAACAGTCGTGCCTGTGACTGCACAGAGGGGTCAGTGGATTTGGGGACGTAAACACGATGGGAACGTGGAGCCAGCAGCTCGTTCCTGGCTAAAATTGTCGCTATCCTAAAatgctgctgccaggaggagAGGTCCAGCCGCTCACTGTGCAGCGTGTGCCCTGTGTGCACCTCGTGCacggcagcagggctggagaaaTGTGCAGGCGGGTGGCTGTGAATGAATGGATTTCCGAGCCGGAGGGATGGGAGGTCCTCTCAGGGGATGTCCGTGGCAGATAATTGAGCTACAAAAGCCACCAAATCCCCTCCATCTACCTGCTGCAGACCTGGGAAGCCATTCCCCAGGGGCTCGGCTGCCTGCCCTCTCCACTCAGTGGAGGAATGAGGGCTGCAGCAcatggaaaatgcaaaaatccaGTTGTTGTGCTTCGATAGCCAGCAGCGTGCAGAGATGAGATACAGTCCTTGCCTGTTATCCTCCCCAGCAGCAAAAGTGAATGAATCCTTCCTCAGAAGCTTGCTTGTGTTAGAATTGGTTTAAAAATGTTCGTATAATGCTCTCCCCCTGCAATTAAAGGCATTGAAATCCCACGGCACTGCCTTCCCCACCGACACGTCGCAGGCCAAGCATGGCAAACAGAACCGAGCTGGCCCTATGAGGGTTTCTGCCCTCGTTTCCCCTGgtccaggggctgcaggagctgattCCTGCAGATGTTTCTGAGGGTTCGGGACAGCACCGACAGCTCTGCCCCGTAGCTGGCATCCTCTGAGCACCTCCTCAAAGCCCCAGCCCCATTTCTGATGGTTTGTGGCCTCTCTCCCTGATGCAGGGGGGTTGTGAATGTTTTTATGCCAACTTTGTGGGGTGCTCCTTTCTGAAATCTGCCTCCCAGAGGAGTCAGTGGGTGCTTTGCTAACAATCCTGGCTAAGAGGATTATTATAATTAGGGTCCGAAGTTGAGTGTTTGCTCCAAAATCCACCGTTACCTGGGGCAGGCCCTTGCTGCTCCAGCCaaactgctgctgggaggggacTCCAGTCTGTGTGGATCATGTCACAGAACCATGGCATGGTTTtggatggaagggaccttaaaaatcatctaatttcaACTTGTGCCATGCCCAGGGCCCCTTGTccccagaccaggctgcccccagccccatccagcctggccttgggcactgccagggatggggcacccacagctcctctgggcagcctgggccaggcctcaccgccctctgagtgaaagatttcttccttatatctaatctaaatctcccctcttttagtttaaagccattccccttgtcctatccctacccagagtccctccccagctgtctcACAGCCCCTTCAGGCCCTGGCAGGCCGCTGGGAGGTCCCCCCAGTCCCTGAGTGACCCTTGCAAAATGCTGGATAGTCCCCAGGGCCCACCTCTGGCGAGCACCGAGCTGACAAACGAACTGCTCTATGGGACATTTgatgtccatttttttttagaacaagCCCAATTTGGGGCTCACAGCTAATTGGGGAAGCAGATGGTGGCTGAGCACCCACATGGGGACCATGGGGCCAGGTCCCCATGTGCTCcgtgcagcccccagcccagccttggACGGACACAGATGCTCCAGAAGTGGAGGCACCGTGTCCCACAGCAAGAAATCAGCACCCTGGTGCCTTCCCCTCCTACACCCTGTCAGCTGGAGATTGGCTAAGCACTGGGATTAATCCTACAAATTGCCTGAGGCCCCATCTTGCCCTAAAGGAGCAGGGACACAATGCAGAGGGAGGGTTGGAGATGCTTTTAAGTGtgcctgaaagaaagaaaaggtgctCAAAGGGGACGCTTTCCTATCTCAccccaaaataaacaacacGATGATAAACCCAAATTCTTCAATAAAGCAAGGAGAGCTCTGTGGGGTCACTTTCCACATTATTCTGCAGCTGTTGTATCCGTGGCAGCATTTCTGTATTGACCATCAGGTCCGAGGCGCCACTTTTGGGGCAGGAGATGAGGATTTCTGCTCCCAGTAGCGCTGAGAGCTGTTGTGCTTCTCCAGGTAAGCTGAGGGCAGAGAGGAGaccatccccagccctgctggctgggctgagctctttccctgctccctgccctggttcctccagctgcaggacaggAATTACAGCCCCCAGCACCATCTGCGCTGCTCCCGCAGTCCCAGCCTGGCGTGTGAAGACCTGGGGCTTTGGGTTCGCAGAGGTTTTGTTTGATCTAGAAATAGCAGGGTTAGAAAATTCCATCTGCCGGCTCTTGAGAGCCCTGGAAGAATTGAGCTGGAGCTCGATGCCTCCGGCCGCGCAAAGGCGAGCGCTGAGCAAACCAGAGCTGCTTGGCTCCCGTCCTAAGAAGCAGCGTGAGCAAAATAACATTCCAGGAAGGCAAAAACGTGGAGAACAGAGCGAGTCACGTTCGTGTCCTGCTCCTGTGCCGGCTGCTGCTCGCGGCTGCTCCCACCCCGTGCCCGAGCGGGTGCTGGGGTCCAAGCCTCCCCTGAAAACCTCAGGGGAGGATTTTGTGTCTCCCTCCTGGACATTCACCCCCGTAAATGAGGGctgtggagcagcagggaggtttGGGAAGGTTTGGTTCTCCACCTGCGGAGCCATCACACACCCCACACCAACCCGCTTGTGCCCACGTTCACGTGCTCAGCTCCGTCATCCACCACCAACCATCCCCTCTTCGCTCCCATTTTGCAGCTGGGACTGGGCTCACTGGTGCCCAGTTCACCACCTGCCATCAGGGGCACAGCTCCGAGGCTGGGGGTGATCCGGAGCAGGGACGCAGGGGTGCAGAAATTCCTGCAATTACCGCCTGCCTTTAATGATGCCTGGGGCATCCCAATTTGCTTGGGCTGAGCCCTCACTCCCACAAATGAAGCTAAACACAAAGCTGTtcttcttcctgcccagctgtCCAGGTCTTTTGAAACGTGCGTGGTTTTCCTTGCAAGCTTttgaaggtttatttttaaagcagtctgCATTTGATTTAggcatgttttgctttgtttttcgAACGGAACTTGAAAGGGACATCAGcctgtaaatataaatattcccATTCTTTCGCtgattctttgcatttttctgggTTTGCTAATGAAAGACATTTCAGCATCCCCTGCTCTCGCTCAGCCCATGGGATGAAAGCAAGAGACTATCCCAAGTTACGGATGTTTTGGGTACCTAGGTGGCCTCCGTGGTGCACTGCATTCATTTTTAGTCACCCAAGCCCTTCCTACAGCTGAGCAATGTCTTGAAACAGGCAACAAAATGTGAAGCTGGGATGCTGGGATGTTTACTTACAGCTCTGTTGTCttccccccttctccctgcaGGTTATAACTGAGTAGCCCTTATGACCAACATGAGCTGGAGCTTCCTCACCCGCCTGCTAGAAGAGATTCACAATCACTCCACCTTCGTGGGGAAGGTCTGGCTCACCGTGCTCATCGTCTTCCGCATCGTCTTGACGGCGGTCGGCGGGGAGTCCATCTACTCGGATGAGCAGAGCAAGTTCACCTGTAACACCAAGCAGCCCGGCTGCGACAACGTCTGCTACGATGCCTTCGCACCGCTGTCGCACGTCAGGTTCTGGGTCTTCCAGATCATCATGATCTCCACCCCTTCGGTCATGTACCTGGGCTACGCCATCCACAGGATCGCCCGGTCGgcggaggaggagaagaagttCAAGGggttgaagaagaagaagcagttTGCTCTGAACTGGCAGGCGGTGCGCAACATGGAGGACCCGATGGAGGCAGACGAGGAGGAGCCCATGATCTCCGACGACACGGCAGACCACGAGAAAGCCAAAGCCAAGCCCAAGAGCAAAGAGCCACAAAAGCACGACGGGCGGAGGCGCATCCAGCAAGAAGGACTGATGAAAATCTATGTCTTCCAGCTACTTACCAGGGCTTCGTTTGAAGTTTGCTTTTTGATAGGGCAGTATTTGCTCTATGGTTTCGAGGTGGAAGCTTATTTTGTCTGCAACAGACTCCCCTGCCCTCACACCGTGGACTGCTTCGTGTCCCGGCCGACAGAGAAGACGATCTTTCTGCTGGTGATGTACGTCGTGAGCTGCCTGT comes from Aythya fuligula isolate bAytFul2 chromosome 2, bAytFul2.pri, whole genome shotgun sequence and encodes:
- the GJC2 gene encoding gap junction gamma-2 protein translates to MTNMSWSFLTRLLEEIHNHSTFVGKVWLTVLIVFRIVLTAVGGESIYSDEQSKFTCNTKQPGCDNVCYDAFAPLSHVRFWVFQIIMISTPSVMYLGYAIHRIARSAEEEKKFKGLKKKKQFALNWQAVRNMEDPMEADEEEPMISDDTADHEKAKAKPKSKEPQKHDGRRRIQQEGLMKIYVFQLLTRASFEVCFLIGQYLLYGFEVEAYFVCNRLPCPHTVDCFVSRPTEKTIFLLVMYVVSCLCLLLNMCEMFHLGFGTIRDAIRNRKINSFRQPPYNYAYPKNISCPPEYNLVVKSEKSTKIPNSLMAHEQNLANVAQEQQCTSPDENIPADLSTLHKHLRVAQEQLDIAFQSYSSTQANTQPSRTSSPASGGTVVEQNRANTAQEKQSAKPKASLEKGSSSSKDGKTSVWI